Proteins co-encoded in one Apteryx mantelli isolate bAptMan1 chromosome 4, bAptMan1.hap1, whole genome shotgun sequence genomic window:
- the LOC136991853 gene encoding olfactory receptor 5J3-like: MVDENCTRVTHFTLAGLTEHPHLKPVLFALFLGTYMLTLVGNLGIIVLVRVSPQLHTPMYFFLSNLSFLDICYSCTISPKMLLDLSEKHKAISFAGCLMQFYFYAVFATSEVYLLAAMAYDRYVAICSPLLYGVVMSPGLCMCLVAGCYLAGVLNAIVHTSGLLQLSFCGPHVIDNFYCDMPALFVLSSTDTWLNDLVMFVFVGFNMITTILLIVASYTGIAVTIVRMNSAEGRRKACSTCASHLAAVTIFYVSAAVSYMQPSSMNSMESKKIASIFYSIIIPMLNPLIYSLRNKEVKHATINIIRRKMYF, encoded by the coding sequence ATGGTGGATGAGAACTGCACCAGGGTGACCCACTTCACCCTCGCAGGACTCACAGAGCACCCACACCTGAAGCCCGTCCTCTTtgccctcttcctgggcacctacaTGCTGACCCTAGTGGGAAACCTTGGCAtcatcgtgctggtcagggtcagcccccagctccacacccccatgtactttttcctcagtaacttgtccttcttagacatttgctattcctgcaccatcagccccaaaatgctgttggacctttcagaaaaacacaaagccatttcttttgctggctgcCTCATGCAGTTTTACTTCTATGCTGTTTTTGCCACATCTGAAGTTTACCTTCTGGCTGccatggcgtatgaccgctacgtggccatctgcagccccctgctctaCGGGGTCGTCATGTCTCCTGGACTCTGCATGTGCCTGGTTGCTGGGTGCTACCTCGCTGGGGTGCTGAATGCCATTGTACACACGAGTGGCttgctccagctctccttctgTGGCCCTCACGTCATCGATAATTTCTACTGTGATATGCCTGCATTGTTTGTTCTCTCCTCCACTGACACGTGGCTGAATGACCtagtgatgtttgtgtttgtgggcttcaaCATGATCACCACCATCCTGCTCATTGTCGCCTCCTACACCGGCATTGCAGTGACCATCGTGAGGATGAACTCTGCTGAAGGCAGGCGCAAAGCCTgctccacctgtgcctcccacctagCAGCCGTCACCATCTTCTACGTGTCTGCTGCTGTCAGTTACATGCAACCCAGTTCAATGAACTCAATGGAGAGCAAGAAAATTGCATCCATCTTTTATAGCATTATAATCCCCATGCTgaatcccttgatttacagtctgaggaacaaggaggtgaagCATGCCACAATCAATATTATCAGGAGGAAAATGTACTTCTGA